A genomic stretch from Rhodobacterales bacterium HKCCA1288 includes:
- a CDS encoding DUF2083 domain-containing protein, whose translation MSHADLPPTTKTAALPSSSALTGSRIRQRRSALGMRQADLAKAVEISPSYLNLIEHGRRRIGGKLLVDIARALSVEPTALSSGADATVFDALHKAATDLRPNLLAEPELDRIDELSGRFPGWSGVLTLQQKRITALEAMIDSLQDRLANDPVLAEAMHEILSSVAAIRSTADILVREPDLETQWRARFHRNLNEEAERLSLRATQMLSHFEQQGDTNEGASSTAQETVEAMFDAAGHHFAAIETHGVDAIDAVIARAAGMEDRTARDLARAMLQAYAQDAARLPLAQFQSAAKSVGYSPSQLLHLGQGDVALILRRLATLPPDPDMPEFGLAICDASGALMFRKRITGFSIPRFGAGCPLWPLYTVLSRPMMPTDGVLELPNGLAYHAWAVAQPRGGAGFAAAPILNATMLLRPLQNAENALPQTALPIGSGCHVCPRDACAARRVPSVLA comes from the coding sequence ATGAGCCATGCTGACCTGCCCCCTACAACGAAAACCGCCGCCCTGCCTTCAAGCAGCGCGCTAACAGGCAGTCGTATCCGTCAACGCCGCAGTGCTTTGGGGATGCGGCAGGCTGATTTGGCGAAAGCGGTCGAGATTTCGCCCAGTTATCTCAATCTGATTGAGCATGGCCGCCGCCGAATTGGCGGTAAATTATTGGTCGATATTGCCCGCGCCCTATCGGTCGAGCCGACCGCCCTGTCATCAGGCGCGGACGCAACGGTTTTTGACGCGCTGCACAAGGCCGCGACAGATTTGCGCCCGAACCTTTTGGCTGAGCCAGAATTGGATCGCATTGATGAATTGTCTGGCCGCTTTCCAGGATGGTCGGGGGTTTTGACCTTGCAGCAGAAAAGGATCACCGCGCTTGAGGCGATGATTGATAGTTTGCAGGATCGTTTGGCCAATGATCCTGTTTTGGCTGAAGCCATGCATGAGATCCTCTCAAGCGTTGCGGCAATCCGTTCGACCGCTGATATTTTGGTGCGCGAGCCTGATCTCGAAACGCAATGGCGTGCCCGCTTTCATCGCAACCTCAACGAGGAAGCAGAACGCCTCTCGTTGCGGGCCACGCAAATGCTCAGCCATTTTGAGCAACAAGGCGACACAAATGAGGGCGCAAGTTCAACAGCGCAAGAAACGGTTGAGGCCATGTTTGACGCGGCAGGGCATCATTTTGCGGCGATTGAGACGCATGGGGTGGACGCGATAGACGCGGTGATTGCGCGCGCCGCTGGGATGGAGGATCGCACAGCGCGGGATTTGGCGCGTGCTATGTTGCAGGCCTATGCGCAAGATGCTGCGCGATTGCCCTTGGCGCAGTTTCAATCTGCCGCCAAATCCGTGGGCTATAGCCCGTCTCAATTGCTGCATCTAGGGCAGGGGGATGTGGCCTTGATCTTGCGCCGCTTGGCCACGCTGCCGCCTGACCCTGATATGCCTGAATTCGGACTTGCGATTTGCGATGCTTCGGGCGCGCTGATGTTCCGCAAACGTATTACGGGGTTTTCTATCCCGCGCTTTGGGGCGGGCTGCCCCTTATGGCCGCTATATACCGTGCTGTCGCGCCCAATGATGCCAACGGATGGGGTTTTGGAATTGCCCAACGGTTTGGCCTATCATGCATGGGCAGTGGCGCAACCACGCGGCGGTGCGGGGTTTGCAGCCGCGCCAATTTTGAATGCAACGATGCTTCTACGTCCTTTGCAGAACGCTGAGAATGCCCTGCCGCAAACCGCGCTTCCCATTGGGTCTGGTTGTCATGTTTGCCCGCGTGACGCCTGTGCCGCGCGCCGCGTGCCTTCTGTTCTGGCCTAG
- the accB gene encoding acetyl-CoA carboxylase biotin carboxyl carrier protein — MSKNTHDGDVGFIKALAELLRENDLTELEVIREYGEDDSLNVRVARQIHAAPVAMAPAPVAAAPSAAAPVAAAAPAAAPAAAEDPTQSPNALTSPMVGTAYLAPEPGAAAFVSVGDKVAEGQPVLIIEAMKTMNQIPSPRAGTVKRILVEDGSPVEFGAPLMIIE, encoded by the coding sequence ATGAGCAAGAATACGCATGACGGTGACGTTGGCTTTATCAAAGCCTTGGCGGAGTTGCTGCGCGAAAACGATCTGACCGAATTGGAAGTTATCCGCGAGTATGGCGAAGATGACAGCCTGAATGTGCGCGTGGCGCGGCAAATCCATGCGGCCCCCGTTGCAATGGCCCCTGCCCCAGTTGCAGCAGCCCCATCTGCAGCGGCCCCCGTTGCCGCCGCCGCACCCGCAGCGGCCCCTGCCGCCGCCGAAGACCCAACCCAAAGCCCAAATGCGCTGACCTCTCCAATGGTGGGCACCGCATATCTCGCACCAGAACCTGGCGCGGCGGCCTTTGTCTCGGTGGGCGATAAAGTCGCCGAAGGTCAGCCTGTCTTGATCATCGAAGCAATGAAAACCATGAACCAAATCCCAAGCCCGCGCGCAGGCACGGTGAAACGGATTTTGGTGGAAGATGGCTCACCCGTGGAATTCGGCGCGCCATTGATGATCATCGAATAA
- a CDS encoding class I SAM-dependent rRNA methyltransferase: MTHNPSPLPVLRLRPKADARAIRFGHPWAWADDLVLDRRSRAIAAGSLAILEDAERNPLALGIATPEAKIAFRVLERRADVVIDSAWLQAKIQAAHDLRHKIYPAPYYRLIHAEGDGLPGLIVDRFGDCLVIQPNAIWLEDRIEEIATALRHVTGAETLIKNGTSRARAAENLPEEMVQLSGAPISGPLPVVMNGATYMADVMGGQKTGLFYDQRPNHAFAAQLAKDARVLDVFSHVGGFALASLAAGARSALSVDASQAALDLATQGAKAMGAEARFSTRQGDAFDLLEALAGEAAQFDLVVADPPAFAPSKPALEKGLRAYERVARLSAPLVAEGGVLILCSCSHAADLEKFRAACLRGIGRAGREARLIYTGFAGPDHPQHPSLTATGYLKALAFRLMP, from the coding sequence ATGACACATAATCCTTCGCCCCTTCCCGTTTTGCGTCTGCGTCCCAAGGCCGATGCGCGTGCCATCCGCTTTGGTCACCCTTGGGCTTGGGCCGATGATCTGGTGCTTGATCGCCGCAGCCGCGCGATTGCGGCAGGCAGTCTTGCCATTTTAGAGGATGCCGAGCGCAATCCGCTGGCCCTTGGCATCGCGACACCTGAGGCGAAGATTGCTTTTCGGGTTTTGGAGCGCCGCGCGGATGTCGTGATAGATTCTGCGTGGCTGCAGGCAAAAATCCAAGCGGCCCATGACCTGCGCCATAAGATCTATCCCGCCCCCTATTACCGCCTGATCCATGCCGAGGGGGATGGGTTGCCAGGTTTGATCGTTGACCGCTTTGGCGACTGTTTGGTGATCCAACCCAATGCGATTTGGCTAGAAGATCGGATTGAGGAGATCGCGACCGCTTTGCGCCATGTGACGGGCGCTGAAACGCTGATCAAGAACGGCACGTCCCGTGCGCGCGCCGCGGAAAACCTACCCGAGGAGATGGTGCAGCTTTCTGGCGCGCCGATTTCTGGGCCATTGCCCGTGGTCATGAACGGGGCCACTTATATGGCCGATGTGATGGGGGGGCAAAAGACGGGTCTCTTTTACGACCAGCGCCCCAACCACGCCTTTGCTGCGCAATTGGCCAAGGATGCGAGGGTTTTGGATGTATTCTCGCATGTCGGCGGGTTTGCTTTGGCAAGTCTGGCGGCGGGTGCGCGATCGGCCCTGTCGGTTGATGCCTCGCAAGCGGCGCTTGATCTGGCAACGCAAGGGGCCAAGGCCATGGGGGCCGAGGCGCGATTTTCCACCCGCCAAGGGGATGCTTTTGACCTTCTTGAGGCCTTGGCAGGCGAGGCTGCGCAGTTTGATCTTGTCGTGGCCGATCCACCTGCATTTGCGCCGTCCAAGCCCGCTTTGGAAAAAGGCCTGCGCGCCTATGAACGCGTTGCACGTTTGTCAGCCCCCTTGGTGGCTGAGGGGGGTGTTCTGATCCTATGCTCCTGTTCGCACGCGGCGGATCTGGAAAAATTCCGCGCCGCGTGTTTGCGCGGCATCGGGCGCGCGGGGCGTGAGGCGCGATTGATCTATACGGGCTTCGCGGGGCCTGATCATCCGCAACATCCAAGTTTGACTGCAACAGGCTATCTGAAGGCTTTGGCCTTCCGCCTAATGCCATGA
- the accC gene encoding acetyl-CoA carboxylase biotin carboxylase subunit: MFKKILIANRGEIALRVIRAAREMGIETVAVHSTADADAMHVRMADESVCIGPPASTNSYLSIPSIISACEITGAEAIHPGYGFLSENANFVQIVEDHGIKFIGPSAEHIRIMGDKITAKETAKALGIPCVPGSEGGVPDLDAAKKVAADMGYPVIIKATAGGGGRGMKVAQSAKDLENAFRTARSEAKSAFGNDAVYIEKYLTTPRHIEVQVFGDGKGNAVHLGERDCSLQRRHQKVFEEAPGPCISEKERAEIGAICANAIAKMGYEGAGTIEFLYEKGAFYFIEMNTRLQVEHPVTEGIFGVDLVREQIRVAAGLPLSFAQEDLQINGHAIEVRINAEKVPQFSPCPGKITQYHAPGGLGVRMDSALYDGYRIPPYYDSLIAKLIVHGRDRPEALARLKRALSELIVDGVDTTVPLFHDLLDQEAVQTGQYNIHWLEHWLEETFGKA; the protein is encoded by the coding sequence ATGTTCAAAAAAATTCTCATCGCCAATCGCGGGGAAATCGCGCTGCGCGTGATCCGTGCCGCGCGCGAAATGGGTATTGAGACAGTCGCTGTGCATTCCACCGCCGATGCTGATGCGATGCATGTGCGCATGGCCGATGAAAGTGTGTGTATCGGCCCCCCCGCCAGCACCAACAGCTATCTGTCGATCCCCTCTATCATCTCGGCATGCGAGATCACGGGGGCCGAAGCGATTCACCCTGGCTATGGGTTTCTCTCCGAGAACGCGAATTTCGTGCAAATCGTAGAGGATCACGGGATCAAATTCATTGGCCCCTCTGCCGAGCATATCCGCATCATGGGCGATAAAATCACCGCGAAAGAAACGGCAAAGGCGCTTGGTATTCCTTGCGTCCCCGGCTCTGAGGGGGGCGTTCCCGATCTGGACGCGGCCAAGAAAGTCGCCGCCGATATGGGCTACCCCGTCATTATCAAAGCCACTGCAGGGGGCGGCGGTCGCGGCATGAAAGTGGCGCAAAGCGCCAAGGACTTGGAAAACGCATTCCGCACGGCGCGCAGCGAGGCGAAATCTGCCTTTGGCAATGACGCAGTTTATATTGAGAAATACCTCACCACGCCGCGCCATATTGAGGTGCAGGTATTTGGCGATGGTAAGGGCAATGCGGTTCATTTGGGCGAGCGGGATTGTTCGCTGCAGCGCCGTCACCAAAAGGTCTTCGAAGAGGCCCCAGGCCCCTGCATAAGCGAAAAGGAACGCGCCGAGATCGGGGCGATCTGTGCCAATGCGATTGCCAAAATGGGATATGAGGGTGCTGGCACAATTGAATTTCTCTACGAGAAAGGCGCGTTTTATTTCATTGAAATGAACACCCGCTTGCAGGTGGAGCATCCCGTGACCGAAGGGATTTTCGGGGTGGATTTGGTGCGCGAGCAAATTCGCGTGGCAGCGGGCCTGCCGCTCAGCTTTGCGCAGGAAGATTTGCAGATCAACGGCCATGCCATTGAGGTGCGGATCAACGCGGAAAAAGTGCCACAATTCTCCCCCTGCCCCGGCAAGATCACGCAATATCACGCCCCAGGTGGCTTGGGTGTAAGGATGGATAGCGCGCTTTATGATGGCTACCGCATCCCGCCTTATTATGACAGCTTGATTGCCAAGCTGATCGTTCATGGCCGTGACCGACCCGAGGCGCTTGCCCGCCTAAAGCGCGCCTTGTCGGAATTGATTGTGGATGGTGTCGACACCACGGTGCCCTTGTTCCACGATTTGCTCGACCAAGAGGCGGTGCAAACAGGCCAATATAACATCCACTGGCTGGAACATTGGCTGGAAGAAACCTTCGGCAAGGCCTAA
- a CDS encoding aspartate aminotransferase family protein, whose amino-acid sequence MALDRSNTPNDLSAFWMPFTANRQFKKAPRMLVSADGMFYKTADGRDVLDGTAGLWCCNAGHNRPKIVEAIRKQAGELDYAPAFQMGHPVAFELASRLRDMAPAPFEHVFFTNSGSESVETALKIALAYQRAIGQGSRTRLIGRERGYHGVNFGGISVGGIVNNRKFFGSLLTGVDHLPHTHLAENAYSKGQPEHGAHLADDLERIVALHGPETIAAVIVEPMAGSTGVLLPPKGYLERLREITRKHGILLIFDEVITGFGRLGSSFAAEHFGVMPDLITCAKGLTNGVIPMGAVLATKEIHDAFMQGPEHMIELFHGYTYSGSPIASAAGIATLETYTEEGLFERAAQLAPYWQEALHSLKGLPHVKDIRNMGLIGAIELEPIAGEPAKRAFAAFLDAYEKGILIRTTGDIIAMSPPLIIEKSHIDQLIGTLADVLKKLH is encoded by the coding sequence ATGGCTTTGGATCGGTCGAACACACCCAATGATCTTTCGGCATTTTGGATGCCGTTTACCGCCAATCGGCAGTTCAAGAAAGCGCCTCGGATGCTCGTCTCAGCCGATGGGATGTTCTACAAAACAGCGGATGGGCGCGATGTTTTGGATGGGACGGCGGGATTGTGGTGCTGCAATGCAGGTCATAATCGACCCAAAATTGTCGAAGCCATCCGCAAACAGGCAGGCGAATTGGATTATGCGCCTGCGTTCCAGATGGGGCATCCTGTGGCGTTTGAATTGGCCTCTCGCCTGCGGGATATGGCGCCTGCGCCTTTTGAGCATGTGTTCTTTACGAATTCGGGCTCTGAGTCCGTTGAAACAGCTTTGAAAATTGCGCTGGCCTATCAGCGGGCCATCGGCCAAGGCAGCCGCACCCGCCTGATTGGACGCGAGCGCGGCTATCATGGTGTAAATTTCGGCGGGATTTCTGTGGGCGGCATCGTCAATAACCGCAAATTCTTCGGCAGTTTGCTGACAGGTGTCGATCACCTGCCACATACGCATCTGGCTGAAAACGCTTATAGCAAAGGTCAGCCTGAGCATGGCGCGCATCTTGCCGATGATCTCGAGCGGATCGTGGCGCTGCACGGGCCTGAAACCATTGCCGCCGTGATTGTCGAGCCTATGGCGGGCTCAACGGGTGTGCTTCTGCCGCCCAAAGGATATCTTGAGCGCCTGCGCGAGATCACCCGGAAACATGGCATTTTGCTGATTTTTGACGAGGTGATCACAGGGTTTGGTCGTCTGGGCTCGTCCTTTGCTGCGGAACATTTCGGGGTCATGCCTGATCTGATCACCTGTGCCAAAGGCTTGACCAATGGTGTGATCCCCATGGGGGCGGTTCTGGCCACAAAGGAAATTCACGATGCCTTTATGCAAGGCCCAGAACATATGATTGAGCTCTTCCACGGCTATACCTATTCAGGCAGCCCGATTGCCTCTGCGGCAGGGATTGCTACGCTCGAAACCTATACGGAAGAGGGCCTTTTCGAGCGTGCAGCCCAACTTGCCCCGTATTGGCAAGAGGCGCTGCATAGCCTGAAAGGCCTGCCGCATGTCAAAGACATCCGCAATATGGGTTTGATTGGTGCGATCGAGCTGGAGCCGATTGCAGGCGAGCCAGCCAAGCGCGCCTTTGCAGCCTTCCTTGACGCCTATGAAAAAGGCATCTTGATCCGCACCACGGGCGATATTATCGCCATGTCCCCGCCGTTGATCATTGAGAAATCGCATATTGATCAATTGATCGGAACATTGGCAGATGTGTTGAAAAAACTGCATTGA
- a CDS encoding sodium:solute symporter produces the protein MLSFDGLVAVAVLYVVGLFGAAFWAEKRAAEGKARWLQSPVTYTLSLSIYTTAWTFYGAVGSAARSGLEFITIYLGPTLVFIGWFWILRKLVRIGRTQRITSIADMISSRYGKSGGLAAIVTILMVIGATPYIALQMQSVTLSFSAFITPNSGREMDTGLMAIWVAGGLALFTIVFGTRSLDVNERHPGLVSAIALEAIVKLFALIAVGVFVVWGVASGPMDMLARIDASPLASISSNGARWVGLTLLSGAAILCLPRMFQVLVVENSDERHLATAAWAFPLYMLLISIFVVPIAVAGLQEMPQGANPDLFVLTLPLSQGREFLALLAFLGGFSAATSMVIVAALALATMLSNHIIMPVWLRATRHDDPMSGDMRRVALMARRFSILGIMALGLAYYRLSGGTEALAAMGLIAFLGVAQVLPALAGGIFWRGATRLGAGAGILTGFAVWAWLLLLPNAFAGELLHDVLTLGPMGVQWLRPNNFLGMAGTDPLLTAMVLSLGLNTVVFIVVSLASFPSPLERLQGAQFVKVFDYTHAPSGWQAAQGTADDLLIMARRILGAGRAARLFGQAARAQGRDSELPDPTPDFLERLERELAGSVGAATAHAMVGQITGGAGVSVQDLLAVADETAQIMEYSSKLEAQSAELARTAARLREVNQKLTELSVQKDAFLSQISHELRTPMTSIRAFSEILMQSDGLDDAARARFSKIIHDESRRLTRLLDDLLDLSVLENGHVSLNPSEVHLARVLERAINATAALEESHRLEIIYNGTEEAGFRLNTDADRLAQVFINLISNAQKYCEAEAPRLTITLRETARHLEVEFADNGAGIPERQRSLIFEKFVRLDGTRPAQGAGLGLAISREIMQRLGGGLHYVPSEGGAVFLVRLPKAEARAA, from the coding sequence ATGCTGTCCTTTGACGGGTTGGTCGCGGTTGCGGTTCTGTATGTGGTGGGGCTTTTTGGCGCGGCTTTTTGGGCGGAGAAACGCGCAGCCGAGGGCAAGGCACGTTGGCTGCAATCCCCTGTGACCTATACGCTGTCATTGTCGATCTACACCACCGCATGGACATTTTACGGCGCGGTCGGGTCTGCCGCGCGATCAGGACTTGAGTTTATCACGATCTATCTTGGCCCGACCTTGGTCTTCATCGGATGGTTCTGGATCTTGCGAAAATTGGTGCGCATTGGGCGCACGCAAAGGATCACATCTATCGCGGATATGATCTCGTCTCGATATGGGAAATCGGGGGGATTGGCTGCGATCGTGACCATCCTCATGGTGATCGGGGCCACGCCCTATATCGCCTTGCAGATGCAATCAGTGACGCTGTCTTTCTCTGCCTTTATCACGCCAAATTCAGGGCGCGAGATGGATACAGGCCTGATGGCCATATGGGTTGCGGGGGGGCTTGCGCTCTTTACCATCGTGTTTGGGACGCGCTCTTTGGATGTGAACGAGCGTCACCCGGGTCTGGTTTCCGCTATTGCCCTAGAGGCCATCGTCAAGTTATTCGCCCTGATCGCTGTGGGCGTCTTCGTGGTCTGGGGCGTGGCTTCTGGCCCGATGGATATGTTGGCGCGGATAGATGCAAGCCCGCTTGCCTCGATCTCGTCCAATGGCGCGCGTTGGGTCGGTTTAACACTGTTATCGGGGGCCGCGATTTTGTGCCTGCCGCGGATGTTTCAGGTCTTGGTCGTAGAAAACTCTGACGAGCGGCATCTGGCAACGGCGGCTTGGGCCTTCCCGCTTTATATGCTGCTGATTTCGATTTTCGTGGTGCCAATTGCTGTGGCTGGCCTGCAAGAAATGCCGCAAGGCGCGAACCCTGATTTGTTCGTTCTGACCCTGCCTTTGTCGCAAGGGCGCGAATTCCTAGCCCTGCTTGCGTTTTTGGGCGGGTTTTCTGCTGCCACCTCAATGGTCATTGTGGCGGCCTTGGCCTTGGCTACGATGTTGTCGAACCATATTATTATGCCTGTCTGGCTGCGCGCCACGCGCCACGATGATCCGATGTCTGGCGATATGCGCCGCGTGGCGCTGATGGCGCGGCGGTTTTCGATCCTCGGGATCATGGCGCTGGGCCTTGCCTATTACCGCCTTTCTGGCGGAACCGAGGCTTTGGCCGCAATGGGGTTGATTGCCTTTTTGGGCGTGGCGCAGGTTTTGCCTGCGCTTGCAGGGGGCATATTCTGGCGCGGGGCCACGCGGCTTGGGGCAGGGGCGGGCATTTTGACGGGCTTTGCCGTATGGGCGTGGCTTCTATTGCTGCCAAATGCCTTTGCGGGTGAATTGCTGCATGATGTGCTGACCTTGGGGCCAATGGGAGTGCAATGGCTGCGCCCCAATAATTTCCTTGGCATGGCTGGAACAGACCCGCTCTTGACGGCGATGGTGCTGTCTTTGGGGCTGAACACGGTTGTGTTTATCGTGGTATCTTTGGCAAGCTTCCCGTCCCCGCTAGAGCGCTTGCAGGGCGCGCAATTTGTCAAAGTGTTTGACTACACCCATGCCCCATCGGGGTGGCAGGCGGCGCAGGGCACGGCTGATGATCTTTTGATCATGGCGCGGCGTATTTTAGGGGCGGGGCGCGCGGCGCGTCTGTTTGGGCAGGCGGCCCGCGCGCAGGGGCGGGACAGTGAATTGCCCGATCCAACCCCCGATTTTCTAGAGCGCCTTGAACGGGAACTGGCGGGGTCTGTCGGTGCTGCAACAGCCCATGCGATGGTCGGGCAAATTACGGGCGGCGCAGGCGTGTCGGTGCAAGACCTTCTGGCTGTGGCCGATGAGACCGCGCAGATCATGGAATATTCATCGAAACTTGAGGCGCAATCGGCGGAATTGGCCCGCACCGCGGCGCGCTTGCGTGAGGTGAACCAAAAGCTGACGGAACTCTCTGTGCAAAAAGATGCGTTTCTATCGCAGATCAGCCATGAATTGCGCACGCCTATGACCTCTATTCGCGCGTTTTCTGAAATCCTGATGCAATCTGACGGTTTGGATGACGCGGCGCGGGCGCGGTTCTCGAAGATCATCCATGATGAAAGCCGCCGTCTGACACGGCTTCTGGATGATTTGCTGGATTTATCCGTTCTCGAGAATGGCCATGTCTCTCTGAACCCCAGTGAGGTGCATCTCGCGCGGGTGTTAGAGCGGGCGATTAATGCCACCGCCGCCCTTGAGGAAAGCCATCGCCTTGAGATCATTTACAATGGGACGGAGGAGGCGGGCTTTCGTCTGAACACGGACGCAGATCGTTTGGCGCAGGTCTTTATCAATTTGATTTCGAACGCCCAGAAATATTGCGAGGCAGAGGCCCCGCGCCTCACCATCACCCTGCGCGAGACAGCGCGACATCTTGAGGTGGAATTTGCCGATAATGGTGCAGGCATTCCTGAGCGCCAGAGAAGTTTGATTTTCGAGAAATTCGTGCGCCTTGATGGCACGCGCCCCGCACAAGGCGCGGGGTTGGGTCTGGCCATCAGCCGCGAGATCATGCAGCGCCTTGGCGGGGGGCTGCACTATGTGCCGTCAGAAGGCGGAGCCGTGTTTTTGGTGCGCCTTCCCAAAGCGGAGGCGCGCGCGGCTTAA
- a CDS encoding response regulator produces MTNRILLVEDEANILEAITFILSRAGMEVRSHGNGATAVEEVKRYGPDLIVLDVMLPGRSGLDILRDLRADPSTEALPVVMLTAKGQAKDRETALGLGADAYLTKPFSNSEMLQLLTQILDERGAKSAVQKGSA; encoded by the coding sequence ATGACGAACCGCATTTTGCTGGTTGAGGATGAGGCCAATATTCTTGAGGCCATCACGTTCATCCTCTCGCGTGCTGGAATGGAGGTGCGCAGCCACGGCAATGGGGCCACCGCCGTGGAGGAGGTCAAACGCTATGGCCCTGATCTGATCGTATTAGATGTCATGCTGCCTGGCAGATCGGGCTTGGATATTCTGCGTGACCTGCGCGCTGATCCAAGCACGGAGGCATTGCCTGTGGTCATGCTGACCGCAAAGGGTCAAGCCAAGGATCGCGAGACGGCGCTTGGGTTGGGGGCGGATGCCTATTTGACCAAACCCTTTTCCAATTCCGAAATGTTGCAACTTTTGACCCAAATTTTGGACGAACGCGGGGCAAAATCAGCCGTGCAAAAAGGATCGGCCTAA
- a CDS encoding leucyl/phenylalanyl-tRNA--protein transferase — MPDTQAALEITPQLLLQAYAAGIFPMSEGRDDPNLFWVEPKRRGIIPLDGFHISRSLARKIRQNPFEIRINSDFAGVVAACADRDETWINAEITALYSALHEEGFAHSLELWQGRDLVGGVYGVALGAAFFGESMFSRVRDASKIALAYLVARLNAGGFTLFDVQFTTPHLIRLGAIEISRIDYRKRLDAALEKQADFMAGGALFTPQDVLQRNTHTS; from the coding sequence ATGCCCGACACCCAAGCCGCCCTTGAAATTACCCCGCAACTTCTGTTGCAAGCCTATGCAGCGGGCATATTTCCAATGTCCGAGGGCCGCGATGACCCAAACCTATTTTGGGTTGAGCCAAAACGGCGCGGGATCATTCCTCTAGATGGCTTTCACATATCCCGCAGCCTTGCGCGCAAGATCCGCCAAAACCCGTTTGAGATTAGGATCAATAGTGATTTTGCAGGTGTTGTGGCGGCCTGTGCGGATCGGGATGAAACATGGATCAACGCAGAAATAACCGCTTTATACAGCGCGCTGCATGAGGAAGGCTTCGCCCATTCCCTTGAGCTGTGGCAAGGGCGTGATCTGGTGGGTGGTGTCTATGGGGTGGCGCTTGGGGCTGCGTTTTTTGGGGAAAGTATGTTTTCGCGGGTGCGTGATGCCTCGAAAATTGCGCTCGCCTATTTGGTCGCGCGCCTCAATGCAGGCGGGTTCACGCTCTTTGATGTGCAATTTACCACGCCCCATTTGATCCGTTTAGGTGCTATCGAGATCTCGCGCATCGACTATCGCAAGCGGCTTGATGCGGCGCTTGAGAAACAGGCAGATTTCATGGCGGGCGGGGCCCTATTCACCCCTCAGGATGTGCTACAGCGCAACACCCATACATCATAG
- a CDS encoding FliM/FliN family flagellar motor switch protein gives MTEGISKNRSDHTRILSKMLGRDLPRQASATTPPDPRQEARVIRGVQRALIAAGDSYGTLSPNALDSTFHWGRDLGDLGMVMPTDGFVALLEGQVPDQTGAGEAMIYGAVALSSGIVDAMVEVQTTGRVEAQTGPARPVTRVDIVLVRDFIDLLLAGCAREFGDFQARDWPLRLSLGEPVEERHRLPLILEERDYHMWKLSLELGGGVKSGQIALILPVIGRADAVAQAPKKMRKFTEAERQKWRAAWGAAIGEASVSLEAILMRRKLPFVEVEGLSVGTVLPFTDATLTEIRLEDVTGRAVLRGRLGQKSGMRAVRLGKEITMRATGGLAPPPVAAPPVVDLPEMPTPLPMEAAPLPPGA, from the coding sequence ATGACAGAAGGCATTTCAAAAAATCGATCCGATCACACGCGGATCCTGTCCAAAATGCTGGGCCGTGATCTGCCGCGGCAGGCCAGTGCCACGACCCCGCCAGATCCGCGGCAAGAGGCGCGGGTGATCCGTGGGGTGCAGCGGGCCTTGATTGCAGCAGGTGACAGTTACGGCACACTTTCCCCGAATGCATTAGACTCGACCTTTCATTGGGGTCGCGATCTGGGGGATTTGGGCATGGTCATGCCCACAGACGGGTTTGTCGCCCTTCTCGAGGGGCAAGTGCCCGATCAAACTGGTGCAGGAGAAGCTATGATTTACGGCGCGGTGGCGCTGTCCTCGGGCATTGTCGATGCCATGGTCGAGGTTCAGACAACGGGTCGGGTTGAGGCACAAACAGGCCCCGCCCGCCCCGTGACGCGGGTTGATATCGTGTTGGTGCGCGATTTTATCGACCTACTTTTGGCCGGCTGCGCGCGGGAATTCGGCGATTTTCAAGCCCGCGATTGGCCGTTGCGTCTGTCTTTGGGGGAACCTGTAGAAGAACGTCATCGCTTGCCTTTGATTTTGGAGGAGCGGGATTATCACATGTGGAAATTAAGCCTTGAGTTGGGCGGCGGGGTGAAATCGGGGCAGATCGCGTTGATCCTGCCTGTCATTGGGCGCGCCGATGCCGTGGCCCAAGCGCCTAAAAAGATGCGCAAATTCACCGAGGCAGAGCGGCAGAAATGGCGCGCGGCATGGGGCGCTGCAATTGGCGAGGCTAGCGTTTCGCTTGAGGCCATTTTGATGCGCCGCAAACTGCCTTTTGTTGAGGTTGAGGGGCTGTCTGTCGGCACTGTGCTGCCGTTTACAGATGCAACATTGACCGAAATACGGCTTGAGGATGTGACAGGGCGGGCCGTGTTGCGCGGTCGGTTGGGACAAAAGTCAGGCATGCGCGCCGTGCGCCTTGGCAAAGAAATTACGATGCGCGCGACTGGAGGGCTTGCGCCGCCGCCTGTAGCAGCACCGCCTGTGGTTGACCTGCCTGAGATGCCCACACCGCTTCCGATGGAAGCCGCACCTTTGCCGCCAGGCGCATAG